A section of the Cololabis saira isolate AMF1-May2022 chromosome 6, fColSai1.1, whole genome shotgun sequence genome encodes:
- the LOC133445603 gene encoding uncharacterized protein LOC133445603, whose translation MLNLSQGGGNIFGLGGIGDDGDGKTVPSKLGSRCEEQEGHIEVCILVQSVHSPSTGSSFPGDVSPSETAPSFSSSLPRSSVKSREIWSLRPSSLLRSSAAAAALPGGAGTSSETAPSASSVSLSPSSVQSGEFPSLVVPARSRSPSRRHCRSTAAAAAREQPTNTAVSDTLIPSRLATTTWPLSKSLSSSHSDMTSSGASVDPLPSVTVCSPAAALRVAWLRHTINNQSKGHGVCWSLSQLITG comes from the exons ATGTTAAACTTGTCACAAGGCGGAGGTAACATTTTTGGACTTGGAGGCATTGGAGATGACGGTGATGGGAAGACGGTGCCCTCCAAG TTGGGGTCCAGGTGTGAGGAGCAAGAAGGACATATTGAAGTCTGTATTCTGGTCCAAAGTGTTCACTCTCCCTCCACCGGCTCATCTTTTCCCGGAGATGTAagtccctcagaaacagcaccATCTTTCTCCTCCTCGCTCCCTCGCTCCTCAGTCAAATCCCGCGAGATTTGGAGTCTccgtccctcctccctcctccggAGCAGCGCGGCCGCCGCTGCGCTCCCCGGGGGGGCTGGGACCAGCTCAGAGACGGCACCGTCCGCCTCCTCCGTCTCGCTGTCTCCTTCGTCGGTCCAAAGTGGCGAGTTTCCGAGCCTGGTCGTGCCAGCGCGCAGCCGCAGTCCGTCCCGCCGCCACTGCCGGTCCACGGCCGCCGCCGCGGCGCGGGAGCAGCCCACGAACACGGCCGTCTCAGACACGCTCATCCCCAGCCGCCTGGCCACCACCACCTGGCCCTTGTCGAAGTCGCTCAGCTCCTCACACTCAGACATGACATCCAGCGGAGCATCCGTGGACCCGCTCCCTTCAGTAACCGTGTGCTCGCCCGCAGCAGCGCTGCGTGTAGCGTGGCTCCGTCACACTATCAATAACCAATCAAAG ggtcacggggtctgctggagcctatcccagctcattacag GTTAA
- the LOC133446103 gene encoding PTB domain-containing engulfment adapter protein 1 isoform X1, protein MNRAFNRKKDKSWMHTPEALAKHYIPYNAKFLGNTEVEAPKGTEVVKDAVRKLKFQRHIKKSEGQKTPKVELQISIYGVKILDPKTKDVLHNCQLHRISFCADDKTDKRIFTFICKDSESNKHLCYVFDSEKCAEEITLTIGQAFDLAYKKFLESGGKDVETRKQIGGLQKRIQELETENSELKKQLQALEEQLMIAHVPPPLHINAANEAYMLQRPSSLFWCHSIKSFSCLEISSVTLTPMSSPESNLSSGLLTPPPAKPALPPAKATEGYSIPRPRAGSISMKPLSTDVFDMVPFSPATPLVPMPASNGCPPPPPTTLPPDIRKDLFGAEPFDPFTCGAADFPPDIQSKLDEMQEGFKMGLTLEGTVFSLDPLDSRC, encoded by the exons TTTCTGGGAAACACAGAGGTTGAAGCCCCGAAAGGCACTGAAGTTGTGAAGGATGCCGTCAGGAAGCTGAAG TTTCAGAGACACATCAAGAAGTCAGAGGGCCAGAAGACGCCCAAAGTGGAGCTCCAGATCTCAATTTATGGAGTCAAGATACTGGATCCCAAGACGAAA GATGTGCTGCATAACTGCCAGCTACACAGGATATCCTTTTGTGCAGATGACAAGACCGATAAAAGAATATTCACTTTTATCTGCAAAGACTCTGAGTCAAACAAACACCTGTGCTACGTGTTTGACAGTGAAAAATGT GCAGAGGAGATAACCCTAACCATCGGTCAGGCCTTTGACCTGGCCTACAAGAAGTTCCTGGAGTCCGGTGGCAAAGACGTGGAGACCAGGAAACAGATCGGAGGGCTGCAGAAGAGG ATTCAGGAACTGGAAACGGAAAACTCTGAGCTGAAGAAACAGCTGCAAGCGCTGGAGGAACAGCTGATGATAGCTCACGTGCCTCCA CCGCTGCACATAAACGCAGCTAATGAAGCGTACATGCTGCAGAGGCCCTCGTCTCTCTTCTGGTGTCACAGCATCAAGTCGTTCTCCTGTCTGGAAATCTCCTCCGTCACACTCACTCCCATGAGCTCACCGGAGTCCAACTTGTCCTCTGGGCTACTAACTCCTCCGCCTGCCAAACCTGCTCTCCCTCCTGCTAAAGCTACCGAGGGATACAGCATCCCACGGCCTCGT GCGGGGAGCATCTCCATGAAACCACTGTCCACAGACGTTTTTGACATGGTTCCTTTCTCCCCTGCCACGCCACTGGTGCCGATGCCGGCCAGCAATGGCTGCCCACCTCCTCCACCAACCACACTGCCGCCAGATATAA GGAAAGATTTGTTTGGTGCCGAGCCATTTGATCCGTTCACCTGTGGGGCAGCAGATTTCCCCCCGGACATCCAGTCAAAGTTGGATGAGATGCAG GAGGGGTTCAAAATGGGACTAACCTTGGAGGGCACCGTCTTCTCTCTGGACCCGCTGGACAGCCGCTGCTGA
- the LOC133446103 gene encoding PTB domain-containing engulfment adapter protein 1 isoform X2: MNRAFNRKKDKSWMHTPEALAKHYIPYNAKFLGNTEVEAPKGTEVVKDAVRKLKFQRHIKKSEGQKTPKVELQISIYGVKILDPKTKDVLHNCQLHRISFCADDKTDKRIFTFICKDSESNKHLCYVFDSEKCAEEITLTIGQAFDLAYKKFLESGGKDVETRKQIGGLQKRIQELETENSELKKQLQALEEQLMIAHVPPAGSISMKPLSTDVFDMVPFSPATPLVPMPASNGCPPPPPTTLPPDIRKDLFGAEPFDPFTCGAADFPPDIQSKLDEMQEGFKMGLTLEGTVFSLDPLDSRC; encoded by the exons TTTCTGGGAAACACAGAGGTTGAAGCCCCGAAAGGCACTGAAGTTGTGAAGGATGCCGTCAGGAAGCTGAAG TTTCAGAGACACATCAAGAAGTCAGAGGGCCAGAAGACGCCCAAAGTGGAGCTCCAGATCTCAATTTATGGAGTCAAGATACTGGATCCCAAGACGAAA GATGTGCTGCATAACTGCCAGCTACACAGGATATCCTTTTGTGCAGATGACAAGACCGATAAAAGAATATTCACTTTTATCTGCAAAGACTCTGAGTCAAACAAACACCTGTGCTACGTGTTTGACAGTGAAAAATGT GCAGAGGAGATAACCCTAACCATCGGTCAGGCCTTTGACCTGGCCTACAAGAAGTTCCTGGAGTCCGGTGGCAAAGACGTGGAGACCAGGAAACAGATCGGAGGGCTGCAGAAGAGG ATTCAGGAACTGGAAACGGAAAACTCTGAGCTGAAGAAACAGCTGCAAGCGCTGGAGGAACAGCTGATGATAGCTCACGTGCCTCCA GCGGGGAGCATCTCCATGAAACCACTGTCCACAGACGTTTTTGACATGGTTCCTTTCTCCCCTGCCACGCCACTGGTGCCGATGCCGGCCAGCAATGGCTGCCCACCTCCTCCACCAACCACACTGCCGCCAGATATAA GGAAAGATTTGTTTGGTGCCGAGCCATTTGATCCGTTCACCTGTGGGGCAGCAGATTTCCCCCCGGACATCCAGTCAAAGTTGGATGAGATGCAG GAGGGGTTCAAAATGGGACTAACCTTGGAGGGCACCGTCTTCTCTCTGGACCCGCTGGACAGCCGCTGCTGA